The sequence GGAGCCGATGCGGTTGGGATCGGATCCTCGCCCAGCGTCGGCTTGGCGCTGGTGTCGGCCGAGGAGATCAGGTCGCCGATGACGTCCTTGACCACGCCGCGCTGCGACCATGCGAGCGCGGCAATGCCGCCCAGCATCAGGCCGATCAGCACCAGCAGGATAAGGGTCGGCCAGCGCGACGGCTTGGTGCGTTCGACATAGACGGGCGGACGCTCGGCATCCCGGTTGCGCTCGCGGCGCGACGCCCGGCGCTCCCGCGGCTCCTCGACGCCGTCATTGCCCATGGGCGTTACGCGCATCGGCTCCGGCGCCCAATCGGCATCGGCGCTGAAATGACGACCGTCATCGTGATCCGCATCGACATCGAAGCGCGGCTCGTCGATCGGATCGGGCGCAACCATGGGCGGCTCGCGGCGGCCCTGCGGCGCGGCGCGGTCATAGGCGCTCGGCTTGGTGGGCGAAACCTGCGGCCATTGCGGCTGCACCGGCGGCGGCTGCCGCACGGGCGCGGGCGGCTCCGGCTCGTGCCAGTCGGGTTCCGGCTCGTGCTCGGGCTGATGCTCGTGCTCGTCGTCGCTGCCGATGTCGGGATAGACATCCTGCGGCGGACGCGGCGGCGGCGCCGGGGTCGGCGCGACAACGGGCGCGCGCGGCGTCGGCGGCGCGGCCGGTCGGGGTCGCGGTGCAACCGGCGGCGGAGTCGGCGCGGGCGGTGGCGGAGGCGCTACCGTCTCTTCCAGCTCGTGCTCGAGCTCCTCGGCATATTCGGATTCGTCCAGCGAGACGGGCTCGTCGGGAACCGCAAGCGCTTCGGCGACGGCCGCCGCGGCGCTGACACGAGCCGGGGCCGGACGCGCGGCGCTGGCCTCGCGTTCGACCTTGCGGATCGCCTCTTCCAATTCCAGGCGCTGGCGCGAGATCTCGGAGGTCGTCAGAGGTGGGTCGATGGACTTCAGCTGTCCGATCAGCGCCGTGCGCGCCTTGTCGTAAACTGAACGACGCGCGTCGCCGGATTCGCTCTCGAACCCGGAAACCGCCTTTTTCAATACCGCGTAATAGTCGGTCATCGTCCCATTCTACTAACTACACGTCCGAACCGGCGCCTGTGATCGACAACCTCAGTCCTGAAACGGATCCTGAACCAGAATTGTATCGTCCCGTTCCGGACTGGTCGACAGGAGCGCGACGGGCGCACCGATCAATTCCTCGACGTGACGGACATACTTTACGGCCTGCGCCGGCAAATCGTTCCAGCTACGGGCACCGGCGGTCGTATCCTTCCAACCTTCCAGCGTCTCGTAGATCGGCTCGACCCGGGCCTGCGCGGCCTGCGAAGCCGGAAGATAGTCGATTTCGCGACCATCCAGCCTATATCCAACGCAAATCTTGATTTCTTCAAGGCCGTCGAGAACATCGAGCTTCGTCAGCGCGATTCCGGTAATGCCGGACGTGCGGATCGTCTGGCGCACCAGCACCGCGTCGAACCAGCCGCAACGGCGCTTGCGGCCCGTGACCGTGCCGAATTCATGGCCGCGCGTGCCGAGGAAATCGCCGATCTCGCCGGTCTGCTCGGTCGGGAAAGGACCTTCGCCGACGCGGGTCGTATAGGCCTTGGTGATGCCGAGCACATAGCCGACCGCGCCCGGACCGACGCCCGAACCCGTCGATGCCTGGCCGGCGACGGTGTTGGACGAGGTCACGAAGGGATAGGTGCCGTGGTCGATGTCGAGCAGAGCGCCCTGCGCGCCTTCGAACAGGATGCGCTTGCCGGCGCGGCGCTCGCGGTCGAGCAGCTGCCAGACCGAATCCATGAAGGGCAGGACCTTGTCGGCGACCGAGGCGAGCTCTTCATAGAGCGTTTCGGCGAGGATCTCTTCCTGGCCAAGACCGCGGCGCAGCGCATTGTGGTGCGCCAGCAGGCGCTCGATCTTGTCGCGCAGCGCGGGCAGGTCGGCGAGGTCCATGACGCGGATGGCGCGACGGCCGACCTTGTCCTCATAGGCCGGGCCGATGCCGCGCTTGGTGGTGCCGATGCGCGTGCCGGAATTGCTGTTCTCGCGGAACGCGTCGAGGTCGCGATGCAGCGACAGGATCAGCGCGGCGTTCTCGGCGATGCGGAGATTGTCGGGCGAGACGGCGACGCCCTGCGCGGCCAGGCGGCCGATCTCGGCCACCAGCGCATGCGGGTCGACGACGACGCCATTGCCGATGACGCCCATCTTGCCCGGACGCACGACGCCGGACGGCAGCAGGCTGAGCTTGTAGGAAACGCCGTCGATGACGAGCGTGTGGCCGGCGTTATGTCCGCCCTGGAAGCGCACGACGATGTCGGCGCGCTCGGAGAGCCAGTCGACAATCTTGCCCTTGCCTTCGTCGCCCCATTGCGATCCGACGACGACTACATTCGCCATTGAGACTTCCTTTTTCGACGTCCAGCCACTGCTTGTGCCGCAATGCGCGGCGCGCGATAGGCTTCGTCCCGGCAGGCTGCCAGGACGAAGCGCGCGGACTATATAGACTCCAACTGCCCGGCGCGACCCCCGCCGGAGCATGTCAGACCCTCAATTCTCCCAGAATACGTCCTGATCGGCCGGCCAGCTGACGGCAAAGGCGTGGGTGATCTCCTTTGTTTCGCCGGCGGCATAATCATAGCCCCACGCGACCACCCCGCGTCTGCCGTCCACGGCGCTCGCGGTCGGCGGCGTCGCCTCCGGCAAAGCCTGCACGGTTATGGTCTTCGCCTCGGAGACGGGAAGCTGGTCCAGCACGACGATCGAGATCGGCCGGGCGTGCCGATTCTCGATCTTGATGCGATAGCGCCGCTCGTCGGTCTTCTCGGACGAGATCAGCCCGCGCTCGCCGGTCTTGCGCTCCAGCGTGATGCGGGTGACGGCGACCTTGTCGTCGATGCCGAAGCCGAGCGTCAGTTCCGCATTGGGCGCGGTGAAAGCAAGCGGCACGGTCCCCGCGAAAGCCCCGTCGCGATAGAGCACCGCATTTCCGCCGACATAGGGCGCGCCGGACGTGTTGCGGAAGCGCGCCGTCAGATAGGCGGCGTCGCTGACCGCCGGTACGGCGCGCACCTCCAGCGTCGGCGCCAGATTTTCCGTCGCGATCCGCACCGACCGGCTGCCCTCCCCCGAGGAGACCGAGACCGGATCCGCAATCCGGTACTCGGCGCGGAAATCGCCGAAATCGGCAACCGCCTCGGCCTGTGCGATCGCATCCGCGCCGCCGCCGGCAGCCTCCATCTTGTAGCGCGCCGGGGGCGCGGGCGCCGGGCGCACCAGCGCCATCGATTCGCTGGCCTCGTCCTGGGCGAAACGCGGCGCGAAGCGCACGACGCTTTCGCCGAGTTCCGGCGCCTGGGTGCCTTCGGCAGGACGGCTGGTGGAAAGCGAAAGCGCCACGCCGGCCCAATCCTCGCCCGTCTCCTGGTGCAGCTCGGCCCGTCGGACCAGTTCCAGCTTCGGCTCTGCCAATGCTTCGCCGAGCGCGAGCGAGATGTCATAGGCCGGGCTCCATCCCGCCGATTGCGTGCGATAGCCGAGGGTCAGCTTGCCGGTCGCTGCCTGATTGGCCAGAAGCTCGATCCGCGCCTCCAGCTTTGGCGCCGCAACCGGCAAGTCGTCCAGCGCGGACTGCCGGGTCGCAAGCGTCTTCTCGATGCCGCGCCGGTCGATGGCGATCTGCGCGCGCTGCTGGTCGATCTTCTCCCTCTCGAGGCCGAGGCCTTCGGCAGTCTGGACCCAGTCGCCGATCGACTTGCCCTCCGCCATGCCCTTGGCCAGACCCTGCGGCACGCTCTCGGCCAACTGGTCGATGAACTTTGCGCGCAGATCCAGCGCCGCCCGCTTGTCGTCGAGCGCGCCGAGCCGATCCCGCAGCACCTCGATCTCGGCCAGGATAGCAGCGCGGGCGGGATCGGCGTCCGCATCCGCCTTGGCGCCGCGCGTCTCGACCGAGCGGATGGTGACGCCGCCCGCCGCTAGGCCCTCGACCCGCAGGCTGTCGGCGACCATATCGGCCGGCAGGTCATCCGCTACCAGCACACTGACGCCGGGCGGCACCGAGAACGCCGCCTCGCGAAGCACGGCCGCCCCTTGCGGATGCACGGTCACGGCGGTGATCCGGCTGCCGAGCGGCAGGTCGGCGGCGTGCACATTCGCACTGGAGGCGGCCAGCACCGCCAGCGTCAGAGCGAGGATTGTCTTGGCCATCGGGCTTCCCCTGCATGATGAAGCGCCGCCACCCATGGAACCGCCGGCGCGCTTCCTGCCGCATAACGCGCGATTGTGGTATCGCCGCGCCACAATTGCGCGAATTCCATGAAAAGCGGCACGTCAGCGGTTCAGGCGATGCCGTTTTCCTTTTTCCATTTGCGCAATCGTCCTCGTGCGTTGGCATAGGGCGAGGATGTATTGAACTGGATCATCCGGCCCATCGTGTAGGCGCCGTACCAGGGTTCGCCATAAAGCGCGGCATCGTCCTGGCTCTCGATCCGTTCGACGATGCGGCCCTTGGCATCGGCGAAGCGCCTCAGCAAGGCGTCGAAGGGCACGTCCTCATAATCGGCGTAGAATTTCTGCGCCAGCGGGCCGAGCTGGTTCCATGCGTAGCCGGTCTCGGGAAAATAGACAGGCAGGCCGGCATCGCGCCGCGCATGCCATTTCAGCACGAGCTCGTTCCATCCCGTCAGATAGGCGACGAGGTCGTGCACGCTGATCCGCGTATCCCGCACATGCCCTTCCAGGGTCTTTTCGGCGGTCCGACTGGCCGGCACGGTCGAAAGGTCCTGCATCAGCTTGGCGAAGCTGGTTTCGATCGCCTCGAGAAGCTCAGCCTTGCTGGTCGGAACTGCCATGAACCGTCTCTCCATCCTCATCAGCGCGAAGGCATAGCCATGCCGCCGCGCCGCTGCAAACCGGTAAACAACCATCGCAGCCGCGCGGCGAGGCGTTGGCGCTTGGCAGCGACCACCCGACAGCGCTATCCAGACGTTCCGCTGTCCGAGGCCAGTTCATGTCATTGCTTTCGCGGGCCTTCGCCTGGTTGTTCAACCGGCCCTATCTGCTGCTCGCCCTCACCTTCCTGTTCTGGGCGATCAACATCGTGCTCGGGCGCTATGTCGCGGGTAGCATCCCGCCGGTTGCGCTGGCGCAGGTGCGCTGGGCCGGCGCTTCGGTCATCATCCTGCCCTTCGCCTGGCCGCATCTGAAACGCGACTGGCCGGCGATCCGCGGCAGCCTCGCCGTGATGCTTCTGCTCGCCGCCTCCGGCATCGGCGCCTACAACACGCTTGCCTATTACGGGCTGCAATATACCGAGGCGATCAACGGCCTGCTGATGCAGTCGATCGCGCCGCTGGTCATTGGCGTCTGGTCGCTGATCCTGTTCCGCGACCGCATGACGGCGGCGCAGATCACCGGCGTCTGCCTGTCGCTCTGCGGCGTCATCCTGATCATCTGCCGCGGCGATCCGGCCGTGCTGCTGCATATGACGCTCAATATCGGCGACATCATCATGCTGGTGGCGATCAGCTGCTATGG is a genomic window of Kaistia defluvii containing:
- a CDS encoding adenylosuccinate synthase, whose translation is MANVVVVGSQWGDEGKGKIVDWLSERADIVVRFQGGHNAGHTLVIDGVSYKLSLLPSGVVRPGKMGVIGNGVVVDPHALVAEIGRLAAQGVAVSPDNLRIAENAALILSLHRDLDAFRENSNSGTRIGTTKRGIGPAYEDKVGRRAIRVMDLADLPALRDKIERLLAHHNALRRGLGQEEILAETLYEELASVADKVLPFMDSVWQLLDRERRAGKRILFEGAQGALLDIDHGTYPFVTSSNTVAGQASTGSGVGPGAVGYVLGITKAYTTRVGEGPFPTEQTGEIGDFLGTRGHEFGTVTGRKRRCGWFDAVLVRQTIRTSGITGIALTKLDVLDGLEEIKICVGYRLDGREIDYLPASQAAQARVEPIYETLEGWKDTTAGARSWNDLPAQAVKYVRHVEELIGAPVALLSTSPERDDTILVQDPFQD
- a CDS encoding ClbS/DfsB family four-helix bundle protein; this encodes MAVPTSKAELLEAIETSFAKLMQDLSTVPASRTAEKTLEGHVRDTRISVHDLVAYLTGWNELVLKWHARRDAGLPVYFPETGYAWNQLGPLAQKFYADYEDVPFDALLRRFADAKGRIVERIESQDDAALYGEPWYGAYTMGRMIQFNTSSPYANARGRLRKWKKENGIA
- a CDS encoding DMT family transporter, producing MSLLSRAFAWLFNRPYLLLALTFLFWAINIVLGRYVAGSIPPVALAQVRWAGASVIILPFAWPHLKRDWPAIRGSLAVMLLLAASGIGAYNTLAYYGLQYTEAINGLLMQSIAPLVIGVWSLILFRDRMTAAQITGVCLSLCGVILIICRGDPAVLLHMTLNIGDIIMLVAISCYGFYSALLKKGPRIHYLSMLGFTIPAGAAMILPFCVWEIVSGKVMHATPLTFAVLAYVVVIPSVVAYMFFNRGVALIGPNRAGPFFHLLPVFGSIIAILFLGEQPRWYHGAGYALILGGIALAQLSLARIRSFGR
- a CDS encoding mucoidy inhibitor MuiA family protein codes for the protein MAKTILALTLAVLAASSANVHAADLPLGSRITAVTVHPQGAAVLREAAFSVPPGVSVLVADDLPADMVADSLRVEGLAAGGVTIRSVETRGAKADADADPARAAILAEIEVLRDRLGALDDKRAALDLRAKFIDQLAESVPQGLAKGMAEGKSIGDWVQTAEGLGLEREKIDQQRAQIAIDRRGIEKTLATRQSALDDLPVAAPKLEARIELLANQAATGKLTLGYRTQSAGWSPAYDISLALGEALAEPKLELVRRAELHQETGEDWAGVALSLSTSRPAEGTQAPELGESVVRFAPRFAQDEASESMALVRPAPAPPARYKMEAAGGGADAIAQAEAVADFGDFRAEYRIADPVSVSSGEGSRSVRIATENLAPTLEVRAVPAVSDAAYLTARFRNTSGAPYVGGNAVLYRDGAFAGTVPLAFTAPNAELTLGFGIDDKVAVTRITLERKTGERGLISSEKTDERRYRIKIENRHARPISIVVLDQLPVSEAKTITVQALPEATPPTASAVDGRRGVVAWGYDYAAGETKEITHAFAVSWPADQDVFWEN